The following are encoded together in the Diabrotica undecimpunctata isolate CICGRU chromosome 7, icDiaUnde3, whole genome shotgun sequence genome:
- the LOC140446904 gene encoding uncharacterized protein codes for MNTKLIMWRMKCVDFKYFVLLLICGMIFLCIVYTHSRIEVENKFLYAEKKSEGGAFTINTPSCKIPYLHPYDKSILEYLKQPEKYICNNGIPALFESDMESIKIIEESLPFYNVTNINDLVCCYKSFWRDDPTDNETDYKITYNKNCQIFVNRTVIKEEFIKVTCSHKNRDIYTDMFAFVPITKLSNYVKKDLYKNDSLVNILVLGLDALSRLNFNRQLPKTIKFLKHIGGVEMLGYNKVGDNTFPNIIPVLTGNSVEEITKGCWPTHNHHFDNCSFIWKSFKEKGYVTAFGEDSSWMGIFNYMKKGFKKQPWDYAYNYFDRETLNVIGNLHFMNVNLCQGSRWLYKDHLKYLSHFVQAMSKKSLRYFGFFWQNSLSHDDLNLPRIGDDEYYLLIQKLHEKGFLNNTVLVVLSDHGIRWGGIRSTFQGMMEERLPFLYVYLPEWYRQKYHLHYSNLQTNSLRLTTPFDLHETFVHLINSGNSDNNNNSTVNKSRGVSLLREISGYRSCEDAGIVSHWCTCQPSVNVDIKNKTIETVANFTVSYINSHLSAYSRCANLTLNSVLSARIMENSMDGMAITDNYQVVDYTLSFTTVPGNGLFEATIRYISKVKKYSIVGSISRLNLYGKQSSCISDYKLKLYCYCI; via the exons aaTGAAGTGCgtggattttaaatattttgtgctGTTGTTAATATGCGGCATGATATTTTTATGTATAGTATATACACATTCTCGTATCGAAGTGGAAAACAAATTTTTGTATGCAGAGAAAAAATCTGAAGGGGGAGCATTTACTATAAATACACCAAGTTGTAAAATACCTTATTTGCATCCCTATGATAAAAGTATTTTGGAGTACTTAAAGCAGCCTGaaaaatatatttgcaataaTGGTATACCAGCATTATTTGAATCAGACATGGAATCTataaaaattatagaggaatcATTACCCTTCTATAATGTTACCAACATAAATGATCTGGTATGTTGCTACAAATCATTCTGGAGAGATGATCCGACTGATAATGAAACAGATTACAAAATAACCTATAACAAAAATTGTCAAATATTTGTTAATAGAACTGTGATTAAGGAGGAATTTATAAAAGTAACATGCAGCCACAAGAATCGGGATATTTATACCGATATGTTTGCTTTTGTTCCCATAACAAAACTatcaaattatgtaaaaaaagaTCTATACAAAAATGATTCTTTAGTAAATATCTTAGTGTTGGGTTTGGATGCACTCTCAAGATTAAATTTTAATAGACAATTGCCAAAaaccataaaatttttaaaacatattgGGGGTGTTGAAATGTTGGGATACAACAAAGTTGGAGATAATACCTTTCCAAATATAATTCCAGTTTTAACGGGAAATTCTGTAGAGGAGATCACAAAAGGTTGCTGGCCAACTCATAATCACCATTTTGATAATTGTTCCTTTATATGGAAAAGTTTCAAAGAGAAAG gctATGTAACAGCTTTTGGAGAGGACTCCTCTTGGATGGGAATATTTAATTATATGAAAAAAGGTTTTAAAAAGCAACCTTGGGATTACGCCTACAATTATTTTGATCGAGAAACTTTAAACGTAATAGGAAATTTACATTTCATGAATGTGAATCTTTGTCAGGGATCAAGATGGTTGTATAAAGATCACTTAAAATACCTATCACATTTTGTTCAAGCAATGTCGAAGAAGTCACTACGTTACTTTGGCTTTTTCTGGCAGAACAGTTTATCTCATGATGATCTAAATTTGCCTCGAATAGGTGATGATGAATATTATTTGTTAATTCAAAAGTTACATGAAAAAGGATTTCTTAATAACACGGTTCTTGTGGTTTTAAGTGATCACGGAATAAGATGGGGTGGAATTAGAAGTACGTTTCAAGGGATGATGGAAGAAAGGTTACCGTTTTTATATGTTTATCTTCCAGAATGGTACAGACAAAAGTACCATCTGCACTACAGTAATTTACAAACAAATTCCTTACGTTTAACAACACCTTTTGATTTACACGAGACTTTTgttcatttaataaattcagGAAATAGcgacaataataataatagtactGTCAATAAGTCCAGGGGTGTAAGTTTACTAAGAGAAATAAGTGGATATCGGTCTTGTGAAGATGCAGGCATTGTAAGTCATTGGTGTACATGTCAACCGAGTGTGAACGtcgatatcaaaaataaaactatTGAAACCGTTGCTAATTTTACAGTTTCGTATATCAACAGTCATTTGTCAGCGTATTCCCGATGCGCAAATTTAACATTAAATAGCGTACTGAGTGCAAGAATTATGGAAAATAGTATGGATGGTATGGCAATAACAGATAATTATCAAGTTGTAGACTACACGCTAAGTTTTACGACAGTTCCTGGAAATGGTTTGTTCGAAGCTACTATTAGATATATttctaaagtaaaaaaatacagtatTGTTGGTTCAATTAGCAGATTAAATTTATATGGAAAACAAAGTAGTTGTATTTCTGATTATAAGttaaaattatattgttattGTATCTGA